The sequence CTCGCGCAGCCGCTGCGCCATCTCGTAGGCGACGACGCCTCCGCCGGAGTATCCACCGAGCAGGTAGGGGCCGCGCGGCCTCAACTGGCGGATGCCCTCCAGGTAGATGTTCGCCATCTCCTCGATGCTGTCCGCGGGCGGGAGCTTTCCGTCCACGCCGCGCGCCTGGAGCCCGTAGAAGGGCTGCTCCTTTCCGAGCGAGGCCGCGAGGTCGCGGAAGTTGAGGACGTTGCCGCCCGCACCGTGCACGCAGAAGAACGGAATGCCAGAGCCGCCCTTCTGGATGGCGACGAGCGGCGTCCACTCCTTCGACACGGGCGCGGAGGCCACAGGGGCCGGTGTGCCCGGAACGGTGTCCGGCGTGAAGGGAATCCCGGCCGCCTCGCGCACGAGCGCCGCGCACTGCTCCAGCGTAGGGGCCTCGAACAGCGTGGCCAGCGTCAGGTCCGCGCCGAGCAGCTTCTTGATGCGCGCGAACAGGCGCACCGCGATGAGCGAATGCCCGCCGAGGTCGAAGAAGTTGTCCTTGAGCCCCACCCTCGGGACGCCGAGCAACTGCTGCCAGAGCTCCGCGAGCTTGCGCTCCACGTCGTCGCGCGGAGCGTCCGCGGCCGAGGCCTGCTGTGCCGTGACCGCACCTTGCTGCGCGGCCACGGGCTTCTCCGCCTCCTGCTTCGGACGCAGGCGCGCCGCCAGTCCGTGCAGGTCCATGGAGCTGACGAACAACGCCGACGTACCGGCAAGGGACAGCGCGCGCAGGAAGACCTCCTGGCCCTCGGCGGGCTTGATGCCCAGCGGCAGCCACGTCTCCAGCAGCGAGCCCTTCTTCTGCGGCGAGCGGCCGAAGCGCTTCGCCTCGACGGCGGCGACGAGGTAGCCCTCGATGGAGCAGAAGACACGGCCGTCCGAGTCACACAGGGTGACGTCGAGCAGCGCCCCACGACCCTCCTCCTGGCGCACGCGCACGTGGCTCAGCGCCACCTCGGGCCACGGTCCCCATACGCGCAGGTGCCGGTAGGAGACTGGCACGTGCAGCTTCCCGGGCTGCACCGCATCCGGCAGCAGCGAGAAGGCGAAGCCGGAGGCAATGTCCAGCAGCCCGGGCGGCAACGCATACGTCGCCAGGTCTCCGAGCAGCGCGCGAGGAAGCTCCAGTCGCGCGAGCGCCTCGGATGCACCGAAGCCCGCCGAGCGCAGCACCTTCCAGCGCGGCCCGAAGGCAATGAGTGAGTCCTGCGGCAGGACCTGTTCGCCTTCTCCGAACGTGAGCGGCCGCACCGTGCAGCGCGAGCGCACCGTGCTCACATCCAGCGGCGCGGGAGGTCCCTCCACCGCTGCACCCAGGCGCGCGGTGGCATGCTCCACCCAGGCGCTACCGGCGGCACGGCTCGAGACGCGGAATGTGAAGCCATCACCCTCCGAAGCCAGCGCCACCTCCACCTCGCGCACCTCGCCATCAGGCACGTCGAGCGGCGCGACGAAGGCGAGATGGTCCACGTGCAGCGACGCGCCCGGACGCACCGTCTCCCAGGCCGCGCGCGCCAGTTCCACGTAGCCCGTGCCCGGAAGCACCGGCCCGCCGCCGCGCATGCGGTGCTCATCCAGCACCCACAGGGCCTTCGCGTCGTAGATGGCACGGAAGACATGCTGGCCCTCGGGAGCGTCCACGCGCCGCTGCAACAGCGGGTGGGCCACCGACTCGCCCGGAGGAAGCCGGGGCGCCACCTGGGCCGCGGCCATGCCCACCTCCTGCCAGACACCCCACCCCAGCGCGAGCGCACGCTTCGCCGTGCCGGAAGCCTCCAGTCGCGCCGCCTGGGCCAGCAGGAACGCATTGGCCGCGACGTAGTCCACCTGTCCCGGAGGACCGAGGTGCGCGCTCGTCGAGGAGAAGCTCACGAAGAAGTCGAGCTGTGCGCCGCGCAGCGCCTCCTCCAGCGCGAGCGCACCGAGCGCCTTGGGCGCAAGCACCCGCAGCGCCGAGTCCCGAGTCTTCGACTCCAGCGGCCCGTCTTCGAGCCCACCCGCCGCATGCACCACTCCATGCAGCGCACCGAAGCGCGACTTCACCTCGGCGATGGCGGCCCGGAGCTGGCCCGCGTCCGAAGTGTCCGCCTTGAGCAACAGGACCTCGGCACCCAGGCCCTCCAGCGTGCGCTGCACCTCCGCATGCGAGGCACTGGCAGCGGAGCGGGACACGAGCGCGAGCCGGGCCTTCGCCTTGCGCGCGAACAACTCCGCGAGCGTCCGGCCGATGCCACCGAGTCCGCCGGTGATGAGGTACACGCCGCGCTCACGCAGGGGCGTCGGTGCCTCCTGCAACGCGGTCCGCTCCAACACCTGCACGAGCCTGCGGCCACCGCGTAGCGCCACCGGCACGTCCACCTCCGCGCGCAGCAACTCGTCCGCCAGCTCGCGGGCCTGCGTCGCCGGAGCGGCGCTCACGTCGACATCCACCGCGCGTGCGGACAGCTCGGGCAGCTCCTTCGGCGCCACGAGGACCGGACCGAAGGCCAGTGCCTGCTCGGGCGTCCGCGCGGGCCCATCCACCGCCATGCCGCCCCGCATCACCCGCACGTAGCGCAGCCCGGCGGGCAGAGACTCGGCCGTCAGCGACTGCATCAGCGCGAGCGGCGTGAGGAAGTGACGCGACACCGCGCGCTCCCATGCCCCCGCGTCCACGCCCGGCAGGTCCACCAACCTCTGAGGCACACGCCCCTCCGCGCCCAGCGCATCCCAAAGCGCTTCCCAGTCCTCGCGCGCATCGGGCCGCAGGGTGAACGCCCCATCCGGCCTCCGAGCGAACGCCTCACCCGGGAACACCCGCTGCACACGCGCGCCTCGGGCCGCCAGCTCGCGAGACAGTTCCTCCGCGAGCGGCTCCTCCTCCGTCAGCAACAGCCAGCGCTCGTTCTCCGCCGGAGCCTCCGGCCTGGGCCCGGGCTGCTCGCGGAAGCGCGGCACATAGCCCCACCGCGACACATCCTCCTCGCGCACCAGCGGACGCTCGCCCTCGCGCCGGGCCATGAAGTAGCCCGTGCCCGGCTCCACCCAGTGGCGCTCGCGCTCGAAGGCATAGGTCGGCAGGCCCACGCGCCGCCGCTTCTGCCCCGCGAAGAGCGCCGCCGCGTCCAGATTCACTCCGCTCGCCCACAGGCGTCCCAGCGCGAGCTGGAAGAAGGCCAGGTCCGCGACGGTGTCATTCGGGTGCCGCAGCGAAGGCACGAGCCCCTCGGCCAGGGGCTTCTCTCCCTGCGCCCGTAGCAGCGACAGCAGCGTCTGCCCCGGCCCCACCTCCAGGTACACGCGGGCCTTGTCCGCGAGGAGCACGCCCGCCCCTTCCGCGAAGCGCACCGGCTGGCGCAGATGGCGCACCCAGTAGTCGGGAGACGTGGCCTCCTCGGGCGCAACCCACGTCCCCGTGACGTTGGAGACCCACGGCATCTTCGGCGCGGAGAGGCGCACCTTCGTCGTCAGGTACTCACGGAAGGGCGCCAGAATCGGCTCCAGCATCCGCGAGTGCGCGGCGACACGGATGTGCAGGCGCCGGGCCTCCACCTCGCGCGCCTTCAACTGTGCCTCCAGCGCGTCGATGGCCGCCACCTCGCCCGACACGAGGCACAGCCCCGGCGCATTGTGCGCGCCCAGGTCCAACCCCGGCCCGAGCAGTGGCTTCAACTCCGCCTCGGGCAACTCCACGCTGAGCATGGCCCCAGCAGGGAGCCCGTCGAAGAGCCGCCCCCGGCACGCGACGATTCCCAACGCGTCCTTCACGGAGAACACGCCGGCAAGCTGGGCACACGCGTACTCGCCCATGCTGTGCCCCAGGCACGCGGCGGGCGTCACCCCACGCGACCTCCACAGCGCGGCCAGCGCCAGCTCCACGGACAGCAGCGCCGGCAGTGCATACGTCGCCTGCTCGAGCTGCTCACGGGCCTCCGCCTCCTTGCCGGCCTCGGGGAACAGCAGCGGGCGCAGCTTCAATGACTCGTGCTGCTCCAGCAGAGACAGGCACTCATCCAGCGCGCGGCGGAACACGGGCTCCTGCTCGTAGAGCCCCTTCGCCATGCCCGGGTACTGCGCGCCGCCGCCGGGGAACAGGAACACCACCGAGCGTCCCTCGGCCTCGGTGTGGGCCTGCGCCGTGCGGGCCGGCTCGGGCTGTTCCAAGAGGCGGACAGCCTCCTCGCGCGAGGCCGCCACCACCGCGCGCCGGTGCGCGAAGCGGCGCCGCCCCGTCAGCAGCGTGAAGGACACATCTC comes from Pyxidicoccus parkwaysis and encodes:
- a CDS encoding type I polyketide synthase, encoding MTDEVEGSESPDIAVVGMAARLPGARDVDAFWRRVRDGVGSVTWFTDAQLLAAGVDPSLLKDPNYVKAGMVFEGLEDFDAGFFGFSPREASILDPQHRHFLEVCWEALEHCGHLPESFKGPIGVFGGSGMNAYMPYHLFTNPRLMEQVGLFLARHTGNDKDFLTTRVSYCLDLRGPSVNVQTACSTSLVAIHSAVQSLLARECDLALAGGVTLELPHYRGYLYQEGEILSPDGHCRAFDHRSQGTLFGSGVGVVALRRLEDALADGDTVYAVVKGSAVNNDGARKVGYLAPSVDGQADAVVEALNVSGVSADHIDYVECHGTGTPVGDPIEITALTQAFRTQTQKSGYCRIGSVKTNIGHLDTAAGVASFIKVIQMLRHRQLAPSLHFEKPNPQIDFARTPFVVNATLREWTAKGGRPRRAAVNSLGVGGTNAHVILEEAPAQPATSAARPFETLWLSARTPAALERASRRLAQRLGEEGAPNLGDVSFTLLTGRRRFAHRRAVVAASREEAVRLLEQPEPARTAQAHTEAEGRSVVFLFPGGGAQYPGMAKGLYEQEPVFRRALDECLSLLEQHESLKLRPLLFPEAGKEAEAREQLEQATYALPALLSVELALAALWRSRGVTPAACLGHSMGEYACAQLAGVFSVKDALGIVACRGRLFDGLPAGAMLSVELPEAELKPLLGPGLDLGAHNAPGLCLVSGEVAAIDALEAQLKAREVEARRLHIRVAAHSRMLEPILAPFREYLTTKVRLSAPKMPWVSNVTGTWVAPEEATSPDYWVRHLRQPVRFAEGAGVLLADKARVYLEVGPGQTLLSLLRAQGEKPLAEGLVPSLRHPNDTVADLAFFQLALGRLWASGVNLDAAALFAGQKRRRVGLPTYAFERERHWVEPGTGYFMARREGERPLVREEDVSRWGYVPRFREQPGPRPEAPAENERWLLLTEEEPLAEELSRELAARGARVQRVFPGEAFARRPDGAFTLRPDAREDWEALWDALGAEGRVPQRLVDLPGVDAGAWERAVSRHFLTPLALMQSLTAESLPAGLRYVRVMRGGMAVDGPARTPEQALAFGPVLVAPKELPELSARAVDVDVSAAPATQARELADELLRAEVDVPVALRGGRRLVQVLERTALQEAPTPLRERGVYLITGGLGGIGRTLAELFARKAKARLALVSRSAASASHAEVQRTLEGLGAEVLLLKADTSDAGQLRAAIAEVKSRFGALHGVVHAAGGLEDGPLESKTRDSALRVLAPKALGALALEEALRGAQLDFFVSFSSTSAHLGPPGQVDYVAANAFLLAQAARLEASGTAKRALALGWGVWQEVGMAAAQVAPRLPPGESVAHPLLQRRVDAPEGQHVFRAIYDAKALWVLDEHRMRGGGPVLPGTGYVELARAAWETVRPGASLHVDHLAFVAPLDVPDGEVREVEVALASEGDGFTFRVSSRAAGSAWVEHATARLGAAVEGPPAPLDVSTVRSRCTVRPLTFGEGEQVLPQDSLIAFGPRWKVLRSAGFGASEALARLELPRALLGDLATYALPPGLLDIASGFAFSLLPDAVQPGKLHVPVSYRHLRVWGPWPEVALSHVRVRQEEGRGALLDVTLCDSDGRVFCSIEGYLVAAVEAKRFGRSPQKKGSLLETWLPLGIKPAEGQEVFLRALSLAGTSALFVSSMDLHGLAARLRPKQEAEKPVAAQQGAVTAQQASAADAPRDDVERKLAELWQQLLGVPRVGLKDNFFDLGGHSLIAVRLFARIKKLLGADLTLATLFEAPTLEQCAALVREAAGIPFTPDTVPGTPAPVASAPVSKEWTPLVAIQKGGSGIPFFCVHGAGGNVLNFRDLAASLGKEQPFYGLQARGVDGKLPPADSIEEMANIYLEGIRQLRPRGPYLLGGYSGGGVVAYEMAQRLREQGEEVALLAFLDTFHPATQERRLTFDERMRAVLDEGAAAYLKDRLRKKVERDGNRLINSIKLRWYEQRGEPLPIELRDLQLTERFQLLSSRYTPRPYSGTVTLFRAQDVNPIYSHMGATLGWAPLVPSLRIREVPGDHDSLVREPNVHILGGLLRAALDEAQQVGRK